A genomic region of Micropterus dolomieu isolate WLL.071019.BEF.003 ecotype Adirondacks linkage group LG11, ASM2129224v1, whole genome shotgun sequence contains the following coding sequences:
- the LOC123979012 gene encoding creatine kinase, testis isozyme isoform X1, which translates to MEKISESMAKLTLKRLSAEEEYPDLSRHNNHMAKILNLDMYRKLRERATPSGFTIDGVIQTGVDNPGHPFIMTVGCVAGDEETYEVFKELLDPVIEDRHGGYKPTDKHKTDLNPANLKGGDDLDPNYVLSSRVRTGRSIRGFCLPPHCSRGERRAVENLSIEALDSLTGDLKGKYYALKNMTDAEQQQLIDDHFLFDKPVSPLLLASGMARDWPDARGIWHNDNKTFLVWVNEEDHLRVISMQKGGNMKEVFNRFCTGLTKIESLFKERNHSFMWNEHLGYVLTCPSNLGTGLRAGVHVKLPNISKHAKFEEVLKRLRLQKRGTGGVDTAAVGGVFDISNADRLGFSEVELVQMVVDGVKLLVEMEKRLEKGQSIDDIMPAQK; encoded by the exons TTCTGAGAGTATGGCCAAGCTGACGCTGAAGAGGCTGTCAGCCGAGGAGGAATACCCAGATCTCAGTCGGCACAACAACCACATGGCCAAGATCTTAAACCTGGACATGTACAGGAAGCTGAGAGAGCGGGCTACACCCAGCGGCTTCACCATAGATGGTGTCATTCAGACAGGGGTTGATAATCCTG GCCACCCCTTCATTATGACTGTGGGCTGCGTCGCTGGAGACGAGGAGACGTACGAGGTCTTCAAAGAGCTGCTGGACCCCGTGATCGAGGACCGACACGGAGGATACAAACCCACAGACAAGCACAAAACCGACCTCAACCCAGCCAACCTGAAG GGTGGCGACGACCTCGACCCGAACTACGTGCTGAGCTCCCGCGTCCGAACAGGCCGCAGCATCCGGGGCTTCTGCCTGCCGCCTCACTGCAGCCGAGGAGAGAGACGTGCTGTGGAGAACCTCTCCATCGAAG CTCTGGACTCCCTGACCGGAGACCTGAAGGGAAAATATTACGCCCTGAAGAACATGACTGATgccgagcagcagcagctcatcGACGACCACTTCCTGTTTGACAAGCCAgtgtctcctctgctgctggcCTCAGGGATGGCCCGCGACTGGCCCGACGCCAGGGGCATCTG GCACAACGATAACAAGACATTCCTGGTGTGGGTGAACGAGGAGGACCACCTGCGCGTCATCTCCATGCAGAAAGGCGGCAACATGAAGGAAGTGTTCAACCGCTTCTGTACCGGACTCACCAAG ATCGAGAGCCTGTTCAAGGAGAGAAACCATTCATTCATGTGGAACGAGCACCTGGGCTACGTCCTCACCTGCCCGTCTAACCTGGGCACCGGCCTGCGTGCAGGTGTGCACGTCAAGCTGCCCAACATAAGCAAACATGCCAAGTTTGAGGAGGTTCTCAAGAGGCTGAGGCTCCAGAAACGTGGAACTG GTGGCGTGGACACTGCTGCTGTGGGCGGAGTGTTTGACATCTCAAACGCCGACAGACTCGGCTTCTCTGAGGTGGAGCTTGTACAGATGGTGGTGGATGGAGTCAAGCTGCTGGTGGAGATGGAGAAGAGGCTGGAGAAGGGCCAGTCCATCGACGACATTATGCCCGCCCAGAAGTAA
- the LOC123979012 gene encoding creatine kinase B-type isoform X2, with amino-acid sequence MPFGNTHNQLKIKYTSEQEYPDLSKHNNHMAKVLTPAMYERLRSKETPSGFTLDDVIQTGIDNPGHPFIMTVGCVAGDEETYEVFKELLDPVIEDRHGGYKPTDKHKTDLNPANLKGGDDLDPNYVLSSRVRTGRSIRGFCLPPHCSRGERRAVENLSIEALDSLTGDLKGKYYALKNMTDAEQQQLIDDHFLFDKPVSPLLLASGMARDWPDARGIWHNDNKTFLVWVNEEDHLRVISMQKGGNMKEVFNRFCTGLTKIESLFKERNHSFMWNEHLGYVLTCPSNLGTGLRAGVHVKLPNISKHAKFEEVLKRLRLQKRGTGGVDTAAVGGVFDISNADRLGFSEVELVQMVVDGVKLLVEMEKRLEKGQSIDDIMPAQK; translated from the exons ATGCCTTTCGGTAACACGCACAACCAGCTAAAGATTAAGTACACCTCGGAGCAGGAGTACCCGGACCTCAGCAAACACAACAATCATATGGCCAAGGTCCTGACTCCTGCTATGTACGAGCGGCTGAGGAGCAAAGAGACCCCCAGTGGATTTACTCTGGATGATGTCATTCAGACTGGGATTGATAAcccag GCCACCCCTTCATTATGACTGTGGGCTGCGTCGCTGGAGACGAGGAGACGTACGAGGTCTTCAAAGAGCTGCTGGACCCCGTGATCGAGGACCGACACGGAGGATACAAACCCACAGACAAGCACAAAACCGACCTCAACCCAGCCAACCTGAAG GGTGGCGACGACCTCGACCCGAACTACGTGCTGAGCTCCCGCGTCCGAACAGGCCGCAGCATCCGGGGCTTCTGCCTGCCGCCTCACTGCAGCCGAGGAGAGAGACGTGCTGTGGAGAACCTCTCCATCGAAG CTCTGGACTCCCTGACCGGAGACCTGAAGGGAAAATATTACGCCCTGAAGAACATGACTGATgccgagcagcagcagctcatcGACGACCACTTCCTGTTTGACAAGCCAgtgtctcctctgctgctggcCTCAGGGATGGCCCGCGACTGGCCCGACGCCAGGGGCATCTG GCACAACGATAACAAGACATTCCTGGTGTGGGTGAACGAGGAGGACCACCTGCGCGTCATCTCCATGCAGAAAGGCGGCAACATGAAGGAAGTGTTCAACCGCTTCTGTACCGGACTCACCAAG ATCGAGAGCCTGTTCAAGGAGAGAAACCATTCATTCATGTGGAACGAGCACCTGGGCTACGTCCTCACCTGCCCGTCTAACCTGGGCACCGGCCTGCGTGCAGGTGTGCACGTCAAGCTGCCCAACATAAGCAAACATGCCAAGTTTGAGGAGGTTCTCAAGAGGCTGAGGCTCCAGAAACGTGGAACTG GTGGCGTGGACACTGCTGCTGTGGGCGGAGTGTTTGACATCTCAAACGCCGACAGACTCGGCTTCTCTGAGGTGGAGCTTGTACAGATGGTGGTGGATGGAGTCAAGCTGCTGGTGGAGATGGAGAAGAGGCTGGAGAAGGGCCAGTCCATCGACGACATTATGCCCGCCCAGAAGTAA